GTAGTCGAGGCCGCTCATCAGCACCTTCACGCCGCCGTTGAGCTGGCCGAGGATGTTCTCTTCCGGCACCTCGACGTCCTGGAACACGAGCTCGCCCGTATGCGAGCCGCGCATGCCGAGCTTGTCGAGCTTCTGCGCGACCGAGAAGCCCTTCATGCCCTTCTCGACGATGAAGGCCGTGATGCCGCGCGGACCGGCGTCGACGTCCGTCTTCGCATAGACGACGAGCGTGTCGCAATCGGGACCGTTCGTGATCCACATCTTCGTGCCGTTCAGCACGTAGCGGTCGCCGCGCTTGTCCGCACGCAGCTTCATGCTGACGACGTCGGAGCCGGCATTCGGCTCGCTCATCGCGAGCGCGCCGATGTGTTCGCCCGAGACGAGCTTCGGCAGATACTTGCGCTTCTGCGCTTCGGTGCCGTTGCGGTGGATCTGGTTCACGCAGAGATTCGAGTGCGCGCCGTACGACAGGCCGATCGACGCCGATGCGCGCGAGATCTCCTCCATCGCGACCATGTGCGCGGTGTAGCCCATGTTCGCGCCGCCGTACTCCTCGGCCACCGTCATCCCGAGCACGCCGAGATCGCCGAACTTCTTCCAGAGATCCATCGGAAACTGGTCGGTGCGGTCGACCTCGGCCGCGCGCGGCGCGATTTCCTTCGCCGCGAATGTCGCGACGGCATCGCGCAGCATCTCGATATCTTCACCGAGCATGAATTGCACGCCGGGCAGGTTGCTCATGTCTCCTCCGTCTCCAGAAAGTGCGTCGCATGCGCCGATTTCTGAGTTTTGCTCAAATCGGGCAATACGCCGATTCATTGACCATTACTGCGGAAATTTCGCACAGTTTCGCGCGGCGTCGTGGTGGGCGTCAATAGCTTTTTTGAGTGACACTCAGTTATCATGCGGAGATGACAGCCGCTACCGCCCGCACCATGACCGCCACCGACAAAGCCGAGCGCGCCGACGCGCCGCGCGCGCCCGCCGGCCGCAAATCCCAGCAGCGCGTGCAGGACATCCTGCGGGCCGGGCGCGACGTGTTCGCCGAAAAGGGTTACGAGCACGCGACGGCCGCCGAGATCGCGCAACGCGTCGGCGTGTCGGAGGCGACCGTGTTCAGTTACTTCCGCGGCAAGCGCGAGCTGTGCGCGCGCGTGATCGCCGACTGGTATGACGAAATCATCGCGGCGTTCGAGCACGGGATGCCGCAGGAGGCGACCGTGCAGCAGCAGTTCGCGTTCATCGTGCGTACGCATCTGCGGCTGATGCTCGTGAACGGCACGGGGCTGTGCGCGCTGGTGCTGTCCGAAGGTCGCGCGAAGCAGCACGCGCTGAGCGACGAGCTCACCGCGCTGCAGCGCCGCTACACGGCGCCGTTGATGAGCGTGCTCGCGCGCGGCCAGGCGGCCGGGCAGGTGCGTCGCGACATGCCGCTGAGCCTGCTGCGCTCGATGGTGTTCGGCCCGATCGAGCACGTGCTGTGGGACGCGATCCTCGGGCACCGCAAGCTCGATACGGAAACGACCGCGACGCAGCTGATCGACATGCTCTGGGCGGCCGTGCAGCCGCCCGCGCCCGAGCAGGCCGCGCTCGTGCGGTTCAGGAACGAGGTCGCGGAGGCGATGAAGCGGCTGGAAGCGTCGCCGGAACGAGAATAGGTCGGTGCGTCAGGCCTGCCGTCGACAATCGCCCGCGCCGTCCGTCACGGCCGCCAGCGGTACACGACGAGACTCGAGCCGTTGTAATTGTCCTTCGTGATCACGTATTCGCCGGTCGAGCGCAGATAGGCGCGAATGCCGTACATCGAGTCGACGTCGTTGCCGACATCCATCGCCGATGGGTTCGAGTTCGTCAGCGTCGTGACGAGGCCGCCCGTGTTCAGGTCGTACACGTCGATGTTCGGCACCGTGTGCACGTAGCCGACGAACAGATAATGGCCGGCCGCCGCGATCGACTTCGGGTTTGCGCTCGTCAGGTCGATCGCGAGGCTCGGCGTAGTTTTGTTGCCCGCTTTCCAGCCTCGATAGATCTCGATATGGCCGTTCATCGCGGTCCAGTCCCAACTGCCCGAAATGCCCTGCGCAAGGATCATCGTGTCGCTGTCGGACTGGTAGATGATGCGCGTGAGCGGCAGCACCGAACGCGGAATCTGGATCTGCTCGGGCGCACCCCACGAAGGCTTGCCGTTCGCGTCGAAACCCGTCATCGGGTAGTGCGAGATGTTGTTGGTGCGGTCGAGCCCGGCCCACACGTCGCCGTTGCCGTCGATCGCGAAGCCGGCCGTCACCTGCAGGCTCGTGTTGAACGGCTTGCCGGGAATCGAGCCGTCGGGAATCGCGATGTAGCCGCTCGCCGGATTGAAGTGATAGAAGTTGAAGTTGCCGGGATTCTGACCGGACGCGACCAGAATCCGGTTGCCGCCGACCGTCACGAGCTGCCCGAAATGCTGACCGCGCTGATAGTCGTTCATGTCGAGGCGCGGGTCCTTCGGATAGGTGAACGGATCGATCGTATTCGCGACGAACGTGCCGCCCGCCGTGCCCGTATAGACGTTGTTGCCGCTATAGAAGAACGCACCGTCGGTCGCCGGATCGGGAGCGGCGGCGCCCTCGAAGTTCAGCGCCTGCAGTTTCCATTGCAGCGCGCCGGTCGGGCTGTATGCGTGGATGTCGGTGCTGCCGTTGCGCCCGAGATCCCAGCCGCCGCCCCACGCGTTGTTCAGCACGTACAGATTGCCGGCCGCATCCTTGCCGATGCCGACCACGCGCGTGAAGCGCTTGTCGCCGACCTGCCCCTTGACGCCCGTCGTCGTGTTCAGATAGCCGCCCTGCACGCCGAAGGTGCCGATCTGCAGCGGCACGCCGATGAGCGCGTAGATCTTGATGTTCATGTCGGGCCCTTGATCGCCCACCATCAACTGCCCGGTCGATGCGTCGAAATACAGCGACGACGGCCGCGCCCCGGCCGCCATCTGGATCGTGTTCATCTGCGTGCCGGTCGGGCTGAACTGGACGACCACGCCCGCGCTCATGCGCGCGACCCACAGATTGCCCGCCGCATCGATCGCGAGCGCGCCCGGCCCTTGCACGCCGATGTCGCGCTGCCACACGCCGTCGGTCGTATAGACGCGCACGCGATTCCCGTAGAA
The sequence above is a segment of the Burkholderia multivorans ATCC BAA-247 genome. Coding sequences within it:
- a CDS encoding SMP-30/gluconolactonase/LRE family protein, whose product is MSMKQIRAALIVMCMILLAPVAHAQTPYTTDWLANTFGTLAAHVGNGARSMWVAPEGVIYTASRWDENAGGVAIYQNGQSLGTIGIHDEFQGGAITGNATSLFVALGYNRTFGSGSVGRYNRSTNARDLRIPVSTWTGIQYADVITGLATAGNLLYASDFYGNRVRVYTTDGVWQRDIGVQGPGALAIDAAGNLWVARMSAGVVVQFSPTGTQMNTIQMAAGARPSSLYFDASTGQLMVGDQGPDMNIKIYALIGVPLQIGTFGVQGGYLNTTTGVKGQVGDKRFTRVVGIGKDAAGNLYVLNNAWGGGWDLGRNGSTDIHAYSPTGALQWKLQALNFEGAAAPDPATDGAFFYSGNNVYTGTAGGTFVANTIDPFTYPKDPRLDMNDYQRGQHFGQLVTVGGNRILVASGQNPGNFNFYHFNPASGYIAIPDGSIPGKPFNTSLQVTAGFAIDGNGDVWAGLDRTNNISHYPMTGFDANGKPSWGAPEQIQIPRSVLPLTRIIYQSDSDTMILAQGISGSWDWTAMNGHIEIYRGWKAGNKTTPSLAIDLTSANPKSIAAAGHYLFVGYVHTVPNIDVYDLNTGGLVTTLTNSNPSAMDVGNDVDSMYGIRAYLRSTGEYVITKDNYNGSSLVVYRWRP
- a CDS encoding isovaleryl-CoA dehydrogenase; protein product: MSNLPGVQFMLGEDIEMLRDAVATFAAKEIAPRAAEVDRTDQFPMDLWKKFGDLGVLGMTVAEEYGGANMGYTAHMVAMEEISRASASIGLSYGAHSNLCVNQIHRNGTEAQKRKYLPKLVSGEHIGALAMSEPNAGSDVVSMKLRADKRGDRYVLNGTKMWITNGPDCDTLVVYAKTDVDAGPRGITAFIVEKGMKGFSVAQKLDKLGMRGSHTGELVFQDVEVPEENILGQLNGGVKVLMSGLDYERAVLSGGPTGIMAACLDAVVPYIHDRKQFGQSIGEFQLIQGKVADMYTTFQACRAYLYAVGRHLDSAGSDHIRQVRKDCAGVILYTAEKATWMAGEAIQILGGNGYINEYPVGRLWRDAKLYEIGAGTSEIRRMLIGRELFAETM
- a CDS encoding TetR/AcrR family transcriptional regulator, with protein sequence MTAATARTMTATDKAERADAPRAPAGRKSQQRVQDILRAGRDVFAEKGYEHATAAEIAQRVGVSEATVFSYFRGKRELCARVIADWYDEIIAAFEHGMPQEATVQQQFAFIVRTHLRLMLVNGTGLCALVLSEGRAKQHALSDELTALQRRYTAPLMSVLARGQAAGQVRRDMPLSLLRSMVFGPIEHVLWDAILGHRKLDTETTATQLIDMLWAAVQPPAPEQAALVRFRNEVAEAMKRLEASPERE